The following are encoded in a window of Planctomycetia bacterium genomic DNA:
- a CDS encoding MoxR family ATPase, which translates to MSAPLNKAPVSLQSLDSLRHRLNSTLLGKPQVIEQVLACLLARGHLLLEDLPGLGKTTVAKTLAESIGSTFARVQCTPDLLPGDITGFSIFNQQTRAFEFRQGPVFADILLADEINRATPRTQSALLEAMAEHQVTVDNVRYPLSKISFVMATQNPVEHHGTYHLPEAQLDRFAMKITIGYPSPEHEARMLAQAIEQATTAEVPGAPKPLLTINELMQMQQQVARLPVQAQVQQYLVALGTATRKHRQVTLGLSPRGLLQWQRVAQARAFLLGRGFVTPDDIQDVALPVLSVRLGIEPEAVKTVIRDILDSVPVPV; encoded by the coding sequence ATGAGTGCACCATTGAATAAAGCTCCTGTTTCACTTCAATCGTTAGACAGCCTGCGTCACCGGCTCAACAGCACGCTGCTGGGCAAGCCCCAGGTGATTGAGCAGGTGCTTGCGTGCCTTCTGGCACGCGGCCATCTGCTGCTGGAAGACCTGCCCGGACTGGGCAAAACCACGGTTGCCAAAACCCTGGCAGAATCGATAGGCAGCACCTTCGCCCGTGTGCAGTGTACGCCCGATCTGCTGCCCGGCGACATCACCGGCTTCAGCATCTTCAATCAGCAGACGCGCGCCTTCGAATTCCGGCAAGGGCCGGTCTTTGCCGACATCCTGCTCGCGGATGAAATCAACCGTGCCACGCCACGCACCCAGAGTGCACTGCTCGAAGCGATGGCAGAACACCAGGTAACCGTGGACAATGTCCGCTATCCCCTTTCCAAAATCAGCTTCGTGATGGCGACGCAGAACCCGGTGGAACATCATGGTACCTATCACTTGCCGGAAGCTCAGCTAGATCGCTTTGCAATGAAGATTACCATCGGGTATCCTTCGCCGGAACATGAAGCGCGGATGCTGGCTCAGGCCATTGAACAGGCAACAACTGCTGAAGTGCCAGGTGCCCCGAAACCGCTACTGACCATCAACGAACTGATGCAGATGCAGCAGCAGGTGGCGCGATTGCCGGTGCAGGCTCAGGTGCAGCAGTATCTGGTAGCGCTCGGTACAGCTACACGCAAGCACAGGCAGGTAACGCTGGGTTTAAGCCCGCGTGGGTTGTTGCAGTGGCAGCGGGTAGCCCAGGCCCGGGCGTTTCTGCTCGGCCGGGGCTTTGTCACTCCTGACGACATTCAGGATGTTGCCTTGCCGGTGCTCAGCGTGAGGCTGGGCATTGAGCCGGAAGCTGTCAAAACAGTCATTCGTGATATCCTCGATTCCGTCCCCGTACCGGTGTAA
- a CDS encoding DUF58 domain-containing protein: MDFIHHDYLPLVDGYLIDWMRKPLGILILATIFAGLCGWVVHPHGYLVMSILLAVLVSGLVWPWLTMLGISAELEFGGTRGREGESVPVKLRIQNRMPWNAWGLGLQITETTQTEASVVRAAGWKTTVIAWDFVPMQRGEYPLNTPTLYSGFPFGLWKARRQVAISQRLLVWPSTVPVGAMPEVTGSDHHEGQVFRNKPGDAGDILGVRPFREGDSLRRIHWAQTARYDRLIVCERQTPGLPAIRITVDTDPAIHAGEGSESSREWVIRLAASFCTEWLSQGAQIEAIIQGKLYHAAGGTAQLRKLLDALARVQPAGDQPLAEVSRLPACIQCRASCSVVITTDQGMEQMPRTAFRGQHPLYVVLHRAAVVEAVSQSCTLPHKPWMEIRHRDELTTQLRTSWKGGNCGC; the protein is encoded by the coding sequence ATGGACTTTATCCATCACGATTACCTGCCTCTTGTGGATGGCTATCTCATCGACTGGATGAGAAAGCCGCTGGGTATACTGATCCTGGCGACCATTTTTGCCGGGCTGTGTGGCTGGGTCGTGCATCCGCATGGTTATCTTGTAATGTCGATACTGCTGGCGGTTCTGGTATCAGGGCTGGTCTGGCCCTGGCTTACGATGCTGGGAATATCAGCTGAACTTGAGTTTGGCGGCACGCGAGGCCGGGAAGGCGAATCAGTGCCAGTGAAACTGCGGATTCAAAACCGCATGCCCTGGAATGCCTGGGGGCTGGGACTGCAGATTACCGAAACAACGCAGACTGAAGCCAGTGTCGTTCGTGCAGCAGGCTGGAAGACCACGGTGATTGCCTGGGATTTTGTCCCCATGCAGCGAGGCGAATATCCACTGAACACCCCGACACTCTATTCCGGTTTTCCGTTTGGACTCTGGAAGGCCAGGCGGCAGGTTGCGATATCACAGCGATTGCTGGTCTGGCCGAGTACGGTGCCGGTGGGAGCCATGCCCGAAGTTACCGGTTCTGATCATCACGAGGGACAGGTGTTCCGCAACAAGCCGGGCGATGCGGGTGACATCCTCGGAGTCAGGCCGTTTCGCGAAGGTGATTCGCTTCGCCGAATTCACTGGGCCCAGACGGCTCGTTACGATCGGCTCATCGTGTGTGAACGGCAAACGCCCGGTTTGCCTGCCATTCGCATTACCGTCGATACGGATCCAGCCATCCATGCGGGGGAAGGTTCGGAGAGTTCGCGGGAATGGGTGATCCGGCTGGCAGCCAGTTTCTGTACGGAATGGCTGAGTCAGGGTGCCCAGATCGAGGCAATCATTCAGGGAAAGCTGTATCATGCCGCAGGTGGCACAGCCCAGCTTCGCAAACTGCTGGATGCTTTGGCCCGCGTTCAGCCTGCGGGCGATCAGCCACTGGCTGAAGTTTCCCGCTTGCCTGCCTGTATTCAGTGCCGGGCGAGTTGCAGTGTGGTCATCACTACCGATCAGGGCATGGAACAAATGCCACGCACCGCATTTCGCGGTCAGCATCCGTTATATGTGGTGCTGCATCGCGCAGCAGTGGTAGAAGCTGTATCACAATCATGCACCTTGCCCCATAAGCCCTGGATGGAAATCCGCCATCGCGATGAACTGACGACCCAACTGCGAACCAGTTGGAAAGGGGGCAACTGTGGCTGTTAA
- a CDS encoding nuclear transport factor 2 family protein, which yields MKRLLLLFGILTVLAVVSQMTADDSPARKSAEAEIRSQAVAFCKAFNQGNASAVAAFYSDGCEYTSETGRKLVGRSAIEAAYTEHFKTNPGETISVDITSIRFPSTSMAIEEGTIETRFAQETALPNCSHYRAVHVLENGKWLTALSQEWGVSQDKIKDLSWLIGQWDATTKQGVIQLQFEWNEKKNTILTRFTMKNGDKVLASGNGRIHQNGRGLVGNSYQDNGKHGESIWYRDGNRWIAEDSETGPDGAASRSVNILTRLNDNSLLWRTVERTINGEPAPDEVPVKLTRSK from the coding sequence ATGAAAAGGTTGTTATTGCTGTTCGGTATTCTGACTGTACTGGCTGTAGTCAGCCAGATGACAGCGGATGATTCGCCTGCTCGCAAGTCCGCAGAAGCGGAAATTCGTTCGCAGGCAGTTGCATTTTGCAAAGCCTTCAACCAGGGCAATGCTTCTGCGGTGGCAGCCTTCTATTCCGATGGCTGTGAATACACCAGCGAGACGGGACGAAAACTCGTGGGCCGCTCTGCTATCGAAGCAGCTTACACTGAACATTTCAAAACCAACCCGGGAGAGACCATTTCGGTGGATATCACATCCATCCGGTTCCCCTCAACTTCCATGGCAATTGAAGAAGGAACCATTGAAACGCGATTCGCCCAAGAGACTGCATTGCCAAACTGTTCCCACTATCGAGCAGTACATGTGCTGGAGAATGGGAAATGGCTGACTGCCTTGTCACAGGAATGGGGCGTAAGTCAGGACAAGATTAAGGATTTGAGCTGGCTCATTGGTCAGTGGGACGCTACCACCAAGCAGGGCGTGATCCAACTTCAATTTGAATGGAATGAAAAGAAGAACACTATCCTGACCCGATTCACCATGAAGAATGGCGACAAGGTACTGGCTTCAGGCAACGGCAGGATTCATCAGAATGGCCGTGGCCTGGTTGGTAATTCCTATCAGGATAATGGAAAACACGGTGAATCGATTTGGTATCGTGATGGCAACCGCTGGATTGCTGAAGACTCCGAGACCGGTCCCGATGGTGCTGCCTCGCGATCTGTGAACATTCTTACTCGACTGAACGACAATTCATTACTGTGGCGGACTGTCGAACGCACCATCAATGGCGAACCAGCCCCCGATGAAGTGCCAGTCAAACTGACTCGCAGCAAATAA
- a CDS encoding DUF1559 domain-containing protein, whose translation MRYFASSRRIGFTLIELLVVIAIISLLMALVLPAIQKVREAANRLLCQNNLKQISLATLHYHHDYGFFPPARLAFQPYNIPPFAVSPDLDFPTWKVRILPYLEKDNEYSRWNMMQPFGSHDESVRRNVVKLYICPTRRSPSEAVVESTTTGGFVLPCGCGFPPAIVPGGAASDYAANMGDLSPGASGLETDFYWGGQGTGVLISARPTDGGRSDNWRDRIRIADVRDGTAQTILIGEMHVQANKLATIPDNGPAYDGSRFYYSARVGGVGVPIANGPNDDVNGLGLFAFGSWHPGLCQFAFVDGRVIPLSNQISTEVLSRLCNRNDGREIPDF comes from the coding sequence ATGAGATATTTCGCCAGTTCTCGACGAATCGGTTTCACGCTGATTGAATTGCTCGTGGTGATCGCCATCATTTCGCTGTTGATGGCACTGGTGCTGCCTGCCATTCAGAAAGTACGGGAAGCCGCCAACCGTCTGCTCTGCCAGAACAACCTGAAGCAAATCTCCCTGGCGACGCTCCATTATCATCATGACTACGGTTTCTTTCCACCAGCTCGACTGGCGTTTCAGCCTTACAATATCCCTCCTTTTGCTGTTTCACCCGATCTGGATTTCCCGACCTGGAAAGTGCGCATTTTACCCTACCTGGAGAAAGATAATGAATACTCCCGGTGGAATATGATGCAGCCTTTCGGCTCGCATGATGAATCCGTTCGCCGCAATGTGGTGAAACTCTATATCTGCCCAACGCGACGCAGCCCCAGTGAAGCGGTAGTGGAATCAACAACGACTGGTGGATTTGTGCTGCCTTGTGGATGCGGGTTCCCACCCGCCATTGTGCCCGGCGGTGCAGCTTCCGATTATGCTGCCAACATGGGGGACCTTTCCCCCGGCGCGAGCGGTTTGGAAACCGATTTCTACTGGGGTGGTCAGGGTACGGGCGTGCTGATCTCGGCCCGCCCGACTGATGGTGGCCGCAGCGACAACTGGCGCGACCGCATCCGCATTGCTGATGTCCGCGATGGCACCGCGCAAACCATTTTGATTGGCGAAATGCATGTACAGGCCAACAAGCTGGCGACCATTCCCGACAATGGCCCGGCCTACGATGGTTCCCGCTTTTACTATTCCGCCAGAGTGGGTGGCGTAGGGGTGCCCATTGCCAATGGTCCCAACGATGATGTCAATGGACTCGGCTTGTTTGCCTTTGGAAGCTGGCATCCCGGACTCTGCCAGTTTGCCTTTGTCGATGGTCGCGTCATACCGCTGAGCAATCAGATTAGTACCGAAGTGCTGTCTCGTTTGTGCAATCGCAATGATGGCCGGGAAATTCCGGATTTCTAA
- a CDS encoding permease yields the protein MDPGQMFFGGLLRAAQAGLEAAPTLICGLIIAAVFSQMLGPRRTAQLFGEGTRQALLRAWILGMLLPVCSLGVFPIIRELRRSGISGGSILAFALSGPLFNPLTFLYGLTLSEPMVIICFSFASLAVVTIAGLVWDRLFPHSAMELPAEPPPLPYGLTRLFAVLLAASRTLVSSSMLYMMMALIGVGLLGAFIPFGALETTMKHDDPMSPVIMSGVATPAYISPMRAMMQMGLLFEHGNSVGAGLTLLILGAGFNLGVIVWIWRYYHTRAMITWLLLLVLTVLAISYAINTPLDFATNREGHTHAFDEFTNPFHHPLFAAEYLTQIKAKLSERMEVHEYVSLYALAGLAVLGLLVRLSERFGSWESWLRRKPQNAETDVNAPWWNRPLPNRVLAGIALVALVAFSILGCYLYYPDESVLFDQMRVYRVEVQSEVLSYHPEKPQDHLQRMIPKLDDLSRKLEVSLFLRRWTLDPTIHELAEEYRETLEHLRDGAREKKLKQEELPGYNATIYRLHEALRKKVKEGA from the coding sequence ATGGATCCAGGGCAAATGTTTTTTGGTGGATTGCTGCGAGCCGCCCAGGCGGGATTGGAAGCAGCGCCAACGCTCATCTGTGGCCTGATCATCGCTGCGGTGTTCAGCCAGATGCTGGGGCCACGACGTACTGCCCAGCTTTTTGGCGAAGGCACCCGACAGGCTCTGCTGCGTGCCTGGATTCTGGGAATGCTGCTCCCCGTCTGTTCGCTCGGCGTATTCCCCATCATCCGGGAACTGCGGCGCAGCGGCATCTCCGGCGGCAGCATTCTCGCCTTTGCCCTTTCGGGACCGCTGTTCAATCCGCTCACGTTTCTTTATGGCCTGACGCTGTCAGAACCGATGGTGATCATCTGCTTCAGCTTTGCTTCGCTGGCCGTCGTCACGATTGCCGGGCTGGTGTGGGACAGATTGTTCCCTCACAGCGCGATGGAACTGCCTGCGGAACCTCCCCCGCTTCCATACGGCTTAACGCGGCTTTTTGCTGTGCTGCTGGCTGCCTCACGAACACTGGTCAGTTCTTCCATGCTCTACATGATGATGGCTCTGATCGGCGTGGGGCTGCTGGGGGCGTTCATTCCCTTCGGCGCACTCGAGACGACCATGAAACACGACGACCCGATGTCTCCCGTCATCATGAGCGGAGTGGCCACGCCGGCCTACATTTCGCCCATGCGGGCCATGATGCAGATGGGACTACTCTTCGAGCATGGCAATTCGGTCGGCGCCGGGCTGACGCTCCTCATACTCGGTGCCGGGTTTAACCTCGGTGTCATTGTCTGGATCTGGCGCTACTACCATACACGGGCGATGATCACCTGGCTGTTGCTGCTGGTGCTGACGGTGCTGGCGATTTCTTATGCAATCAACACGCCGCTCGATTTTGCTACCAACCGCGAAGGGCATACTCATGCGTTCGATGAATTCACCAATCCGTTCCATCATCCGCTCTTTGCAGCCGAATATCTCACGCAGATTAAGGCCAAACTCAGCGAAAGAATGGAAGTCCATGAGTATGTCAGCCTGTATGCCCTGGCCGGTCTGGCCGTGCTGGGATTGCTGGTGCGCCTCAGCGAGCGGTTCGGGTCGTGGGAAAGCTGGCTGCGACGAAAACCACAGAATGCAGAAACCGACGTGAACGCCCCCTGGTGGAACCGGCCCCTACCCAACAGGGTGCTGGCAGGCATTGCCCTGGTTGCACTGGTGGCGTTCAGCATCCTCGGGTGTTATCTCTATTATCCTGACGAAAGTGTTTTGTTTGATCAGATGCGGGTGTACCGTGTCGAGGTGCAGTCGGAAGTGCTGAGCTACCATCCTGAGAAACCGCAGGATCACCTGCAGCGGATGATTCCCAAGCTCGATGACCTGAGCCGCAAGCTGGAAGTGAGTCTGTTTCTGCGTCGCTGGACGCTGGACCCGACTATCCATGAACTCGCCGAGGAATACCGCGAAACGCTGGAGCATCTGCGTGATGGAGCCCGTGAGAAGAAACTCAAGCAGGAAGAACTGCCGGGGTACAATGCCACGATCTATCGTCTCCACGAAGCATTGCGAAAGAAAGTGAAGGAAGGCGCTTGA
- a CDS encoding carboxypeptidase regulatory-like domain-containing protein, with product MSNRFFLALLIAASSLAGCGSSSDKLYPVTGRVLLKDRKPVAGAIVEFSSLAGHGARARTNPDGTFTITSGGKPGALPGAYRVAVIQMLVIDGAGSHSKAHHAPLVLNPKYARFESSGLEYEVKPDRDNVYELILDSAAQR from the coding sequence ATGTCCAACCGATTCTTTCTGGCATTGCTGATCGCAGCCAGTTCTCTGGCAGGCTGCGGCTCTTCGAGCGATAAACTCTACCCGGTAACTGGCCGCGTGCTCCTGAAGGATCGCAAGCCGGTCGCCGGGGCAATCGTCGAATTCAGTTCATTGGCCGGACACGGTGCACGGGCCAGGACAAACCCCGATGGAACCTTCACGATTACCTCGGGTGGCAAACCTGGCGCCTTGCCTGGCGCTTATCGCGTGGCTGTAATCCAAATGCTGGTGATCGATGGCGCCGGTTCCCATTCCAAGGCACACCACGCACCACTGGTGCTGAATCCCAAGTATGCTCGGTTTGAATCGTCTGGCCTGGAGTATGAAGTGAAGCCCGATAGAGACAATGTCTATGAACTGATTCTCGATTCTGCCGCACAGCGGTGA